One part of the Verrucomicrobiia bacterium genome encodes these proteins:
- a CDS encoding DUF11 domain-containing protein has protein sequence MMGKTQSGRGIEGLQGIFSSVPWCLRESRMLGVCLSGWVEGTHRARRSILAALVFAGSPAGGAVAEDFSNDPVASGRFEMRVGGTESGFEHDAAEGRLRAVLDVDRDAAFYLSRPFGAVTDGVDASFSVRFRVEEVDDRFSPAGFFGLMTDRSLGDFGDGLTMVVSTAEGRLVANATIEQGEFQSGGAAVPLELAREYLAVGRYKSGLRTLTVEILDGAGFTNLVGFSSALLPQGRSLSVNRIGLQNSGARNVDQEAGSLTVTVDDLFTPAAFPNRLAIGPVSVEEGNVGMRTALFPVTLVPASSVAVTVEYATSDITATAGVDYVAAAGTLVFPPGVGLVHIPVSVIGDVMDEDDETFRVTLSGAVDAVVSVGEAIGTIRDDDPTPTLSIQDVSVVEGDVGLVDAVFEVSLSAVSGRTVTARYATSDGTATAGSDYVARSGLLTLPAGERVGRVTVPVIGDVAIEADETFRVTLSGLTHAVPGRLEAVGTILDDDEWRVLEIGDVTLFEGAAGTTTNAVFRVGLSRPSSLAIKVEYLAVGGSATLGVDFRAASGSLIFEPGQTEREVVVVVIGDDLPEPDETFVVQLSDPVGARIGRSQGIGTIRNDDPYPAFSVFDTTVVEGSGGPGEAVFRVVLAPAAKEIVTVRYATSDGTARAGVDYGAVSGILEFPVGTTEREIRVPVMDDLLDEDDETFRVTLSEPTQALIQRGVATGTILDDDEPPEISIAGVSLDEGHSGPRNAVFPVSLSRPSGRRVSVGYATSDGTARTGDNDYQARVGRLTFEPGQTTGAVTVPVVGDRRYEFDETFFVTLSQPENGRIGAGAGRATGEIRNDDDPPRLTIGDVRVVEGHTGTRDAVFTVGLTEASGRPVTVSYETADGTARAGNDYIAASGTLSFSPGETSKPVTVKVIGDRVAEPDETFLVSLRNPSEAGLQRERAVGTIEDDDVCEISIEDVTVTEGDSGTTQAVFRVSLSVANSRTVTVRYATADGTATAGEDYEARSGELEFAPGTTVGTVVVPVIGDCRVEADERFYVDLSGAVNAGVARARGTGTIRDDDSGQLFIDDVTVIEGPAGTTTPAVFTVRLSAASCETVTVRYETADGTATEGEDYRRATGLLTFPAGTVALPVTVTVLGDDIPEPNEMFFVRLSDPVRATLGRQQGIGTIVDDDLVVVVVPVRTSVIVEDCLPANGAIDPGETVTVNFALANVGSIPTTNLIGRLVEGGGVTPISGPQPFGRLEARGPEVSRPFTLRVDGECGGVVEARMELREGTVPLTNVVFRLTLGTLVGGRWVCCRTADVGVAVPGVPETVEVGQPLTYVAEVANRGPLPATAVGLTNRIPAGVRLISFEATQGGCELEGDLLRCALGRIEPGEGAQVIVVGVPESPGDRIAIFRVGSVENDPNPNDNVAVVATRVLAPTGLSIGDVAVREGDTGTTNAVFTVWLQPGSGRTVTVDYETADGTAMAGVDYVRTQGPLTFAPGTTTATVMVPVLGDRLVEADETFRVVLRDPVNAVIAEGRGIGTGTILDDDVPALTVEDVTVEEPPDGGRTEAVFPLRLEVPIGRRVSVAYATANGTAIAGLDYEATSGVLMIEAGQTEAQIRVGVLGDTVTEPDETFHLVLSRPENATLSRTNATGTILDFDGIVPSITIDDVRVVEGRSGTTTQAVFTVRLTVPSRRAVGVTYTTANGTAVAGSDYVLTSGQLEWAPGTTEQRIAVTVHGDDLPELDEIFHVRLSDPVNAVLAVSQGTGTIVNDDYLGRPEAAGWALMAEECVPANGAVDPGETVTLQLALVNRGLGPIGNLTARLRDTGRVTVLSGAQSYGGVGVGGGAVSRPFTLQAMGGCGERLTLWLEVADGDRSLGALPYELVLGRESGGQWTCCTQADLRLTGNGTPEPVTLGGLLTYALVLENLGPGEAERVQVLHRLPDGVPLVAATSPAGEVTVTNRDVVVSIPLLRAGESVAMALEVEPVRLGNLIYLGQVQSGTADPVPGNNLVVIANRVDPPPGLSINDVTVTEGPGARAVFTVRLHPPSGREVTVDYATLDGTAVAGRDYVPASGTLRFPSGTTELRLSIEVLDDAEDEPTEFFQVQLSRSEGAAVARGRGTATILDDDPPGLSIGDVEVNVGREGAAVAILEVTLSSPGERDVRVRYATRDGTASSGTDYETRAGVVEMPAGETRGRVEVVVSGNTFDEGIEWFFVDLSEPEHASLIRPVGRVTITDEDPGVVSIADARVLEGDHGTTNAVFEVRLTAPNRFTVRADYSTADGTARAGEDYLARAGAVLFEPGEVLRTVSVPVLGDRVYEHDETFEVRLSEVRNARFGRDRAVGTIVNDDPMPTLEVADVRVPEGDEGTTVAAFGVALSNPSSFPVSVRYRTGNGSALAGLDYRAAAGTLRFEPLRTTATLPVEIIGDRLDEPDETFHVELLEWEGAMPGRVQAVGTIVDDDPPPELSVDSVSVIEGDEGMTDAVFSVRLSGPSGFEVTVDYATADLPPGPTSATAGLDYRATSGTLRFRPGETGAQIRVEVLGDTLEEEDERFEVRLVRASHATFRIDRGLGTIVDDDRTGGGGTECPRFLTVVAPRDRACYAPGSTLHLAATPGDGDADRIERVEFHVGSMPLAVVRSSPFAVDWEEVPVGDYCFTAVAYCRDGAMTVSEPVCVVVRPLAGDVAIVGNGEGSEIELMEAYLWDMGLCPVVFDEATADFEALRPFRLVIWNDLGEPGLTGVQAELFARLHAEGMPLYLIGERLGSSGEALTGSARVAWQSLVQAGPVQGRTGAGRIILDSSVEYEAIRHGHFGVLEEWIEHPGGLEVVTNVDPESETLGRAGESEVLVIHPGFQEVDYGQTRTVRQHFLVARGDDPAGQFNRKALFQNAVCWLIRCLECGALSLAVEMDGPSGVVRAGDEIAYTVTVRHGGECEGVGVVVTHELPPNVEFLHAEYRQGRLEWRGGTLVFHMGHLARSSVNEIRVIGRVSRPGLATSQVSVRGNNEYFDETNLARWEVEVGGIELLVTRDVGGGMRLGVRGPVGWRYLIERAEALIGEGSPWRTVGEFRSEVETTWIPIVAEPGTAAGFYRARHVTGGGE, from the coding sequence ATGATGGGCAAGACACAATCCGGGCGCGGGATTGAGGGTCTTCAGGGGATCTTCTCCTCCGTGCCCTGGTGCCTCCGTGAGAGCCGCATGCTTGGGGTTTGCCTGAGCGGATGGGTGGAGGGAACCCACCGGGCGAGGAGAAGCATTCTCGCGGCGCTGGTGTTTGCGGGGAGTCCGGCAGGGGGTGCGGTGGCTGAGGACTTTTCAAACGACCCGGTGGCTTCGGGGCGGTTCGAGATGCGGGTGGGGGGGACGGAGTCGGGGTTTGAGCATGATGCGGCGGAGGGGCGGCTGCGGGCGGTGCTGGATGTGGATCGGGATGCGGCGTTCTATCTGTCGCGGCCGTTCGGCGCGGTGACGGATGGGGTGGATGCGAGTTTCTCGGTGCGGTTCCGGGTGGAGGAGGTGGACGACCGGTTTTCGCCGGCGGGGTTCTTCGGGTTGATGACGGACCGGTCGCTGGGGGATTTCGGGGATGGGCTGACGATGGTGGTGTCCACGGCGGAGGGGCGCTTGGTGGCGAATGCGACGATCGAGCAGGGGGAGTTCCAGTCAGGTGGGGCGGCGGTGCCGCTGGAGTTGGCACGGGAGTATCTGGCGGTGGGACGGTACAAGTCGGGGTTGCGAACATTGACGGTGGAGATCCTGGACGGGGCGGGGTTCACGAATCTGGTGGGGTTTTCCTCGGCGTTGCTGCCGCAGGGGCGGAGTCTGTCGGTGAACCGGATCGGGTTGCAGAACTCCGGGGCGCGGAATGTGGACCAGGAGGCGGGGTCGCTGACGGTGACGGTGGACGACCTGTTCACGCCGGCGGCGTTTCCGAACCGGCTGGCGATCGGTCCGGTGTCGGTCGAGGAGGGGAACGTGGGGATGCGAACGGCGTTGTTCCCGGTGACGCTGGTGCCGGCGAGCAGCGTGGCGGTGACGGTCGAGTACGCGACGTCGGACATCACGGCCACGGCGGGCGTGGACTATGTGGCGGCGGCGGGAACGCTGGTGTTCCCTCCGGGCGTCGGGTTGGTGCACATCCCGGTGTCGGTGATCGGGGATGTGATGGACGAGGACGACGAGACGTTCCGGGTGACGCTGAGTGGGGCGGTGGATGCGGTGGTGTCGGTGGGCGAGGCGATCGGGACCATCCGGGACGACGATCCGACGCCGACGCTTTCGATCCAGGACGTTTCGGTGGTCGAGGGGGACGTCGGGCTGGTGGACGCGGTGTTCGAGGTGTCGTTGTCGGCGGTCAGCGGTCGGACGGTGACGGCGCGATATGCGACCTCGGACGGGACGGCGACGGCGGGGAGCGATTACGTGGCGCGGTCGGGGCTGTTGACGTTGCCGGCGGGGGAGCGGGTGGGGCGGGTGACGGTGCCGGTGATCGGGGATGTGGCGATTGAGGCAGACGAGACATTCCGGGTGACGTTGAGCGGCCTGACGCATGCGGTACCGGGGCGGTTGGAGGCGGTGGGGACGATCCTGGATGACGACGAATGGCGGGTGCTGGAGATCGGGGATGTGACGTTGTTCGAGGGCGCGGCGGGGACGACGACGAATGCGGTGTTTCGGGTGGGGTTGTCGCGGCCGAGTTCGCTGGCGATCAAGGTGGAGTATTTGGCGGTGGGCGGTTCGGCGACCCTGGGGGTGGATTTCCGGGCGGCGTCGGGGTCGTTGATCTTCGAGCCGGGTCAGACGGAACGGGAGGTCGTGGTGGTGGTGATCGGGGACGATCTGCCGGAGCCGGACGAGACGTTCGTGGTGCAATTGAGCGATCCGGTGGGGGCGAGGATCGGGAGGTCGCAGGGGATCGGGACGATTCGGAACGACGATCCGTATCCGGCGTTTTCGGTGTTCGATACGACGGTGGTCGAAGGGAGCGGCGGGCCGGGCGAGGCGGTCTTCCGGGTGGTGCTGGCACCGGCGGCGAAGGAGATCGTCACGGTGCGGTATGCGACGTCGGACGGGACGGCGAGGGCGGGAGTGGATTACGGGGCGGTTTCGGGGATTCTGGAGTTCCCGGTGGGGACGACCGAGAGGGAGATCCGGGTGCCGGTGATGGACGACCTGCTGGACGAGGACGACGAGACTTTCCGGGTGACGTTGAGCGAGCCGACGCAGGCGTTGATTCAGAGGGGGGTGGCGACGGGGACGATTCTGGACGATGACGAGCCGCCGGAAATCTCGATCGCCGGGGTGTCGCTGGACGAGGGGCACAGCGGGCCGCGGAACGCGGTGTTTCCCGTGAGCTTGTCGCGGCCCAGCGGGCGGCGGGTGTCGGTGGGGTATGCGACCTCGGACGGCACGGCGCGAACGGGGGACAACGACTACCAGGCGCGGGTGGGGCGATTGACCTTCGAGCCGGGTCAGACGACGGGGGCGGTGACGGTCCCGGTCGTTGGGGATCGGCGGTACGAGTTCGACGAGACGTTCTTCGTGACGTTGAGCCAGCCGGAGAACGGGCGGATCGGGGCGGGAGCGGGCCGGGCGACCGGGGAGATCCGGAACGACGACGACCCGCCACGACTGACGATCGGGGATGTCCGGGTGGTCGAGGGACACACCGGGACGCGGGATGCGGTGTTCACGGTGGGATTGACGGAGGCAAGCGGGCGGCCGGTGACGGTGTCCTATGAGACGGCGGATGGCACGGCGCGGGCGGGGAACGATTACATCGCTGCGTCGGGCACGTTGAGCTTCAGTCCGGGCGAAACGAGCAAGCCAGTGACGGTGAAGGTCATTGGGGATCGGGTGGCGGAGCCGGACGAGACGTTCCTGGTGAGCCTGCGGAACCCATCGGAGGCGGGTTTGCAGCGGGAGCGCGCGGTGGGGACGATCGAAGACGACGATGTGTGCGAGATTTCGATCGAGGATGTGACGGTGACCGAAGGGGATTCCGGAACGACGCAGGCGGTCTTTCGGGTGAGTCTTTCGGTGGCGAACAGCCGGACCGTCACGGTGCGGTACGCGACGGCCGATGGCACGGCGACGGCGGGCGAGGATTATGAGGCGCGAAGCGGCGAGCTCGAGTTTGCGCCGGGAACGACGGTCGGGACCGTCGTGGTTCCCGTGATCGGCGACTGCCGGGTCGAGGCGGACGAGCGGTTTTATGTGGACTTGAGCGGCGCGGTGAACGCCGGGGTGGCACGGGCGCGCGGCACGGGAACGATCCGGGACGACGACAGCGGGCAATTGTTCATCGACGACGTCACGGTGATCGAAGGACCGGCCGGGACGACGACACCGGCGGTGTTCACGGTGCGGCTTTCGGCGGCGAGTTGCGAGACGGTGACAGTGCGGTACGAGACGGCGGACGGCACGGCGACCGAAGGGGAGGACTATCGGAGGGCAACGGGGCTGCTGACGTTTCCGGCGGGGACTGTGGCCCTGCCGGTGACCGTCACGGTGTTGGGAGACGACATTCCGGAGCCGAACGAGATGTTCTTCGTGCGGTTGAGCGATCCGGTGCGGGCGACGCTGGGGCGGCAGCAGGGGATCGGGACGATCGTGGATGACGATCTGGTGGTGGTCGTGGTGCCGGTACGAACGTCGGTGATCGTCGAGGATTGTCTTCCGGCGAATGGGGCGATCGATCCGGGGGAGACCGTGACGGTGAACTTCGCGCTGGCGAATGTGGGGAGCATCCCGACGACGAATCTGATCGGGCGCCTGGTGGAAGGGGGAGGGGTCACGCCGATCAGCGGGCCGCAGCCATTCGGGAGGTTGGAGGCGCGCGGGCCGGAAGTGTCGCGGCCGTTCACGCTGCGGGTGGACGGGGAGTGCGGCGGGGTGGTGGAGGCGCGGATGGAGTTGAGGGAGGGGACCGTGCCGCTGACGAACGTGGTGTTCCGGCTGACCCTGGGGACCCTGGTGGGCGGGCGATGGGTGTGTTGCCGGACGGCGGATGTCGGCGTCGCGGTGCCCGGTGTGCCGGAGACCGTGGAGGTCGGACAACCGCTGACGTATGTGGCCGAGGTGGCGAATCGCGGGCCGCTTCCGGCGACGGCGGTGGGGCTGACGAATCGGATTCCGGCCGGCGTGCGGCTGATTTCGTTCGAGGCGACGCAGGGGGGATGCGAGCTGGAGGGGGATCTGTTGCGTTGCGCGTTGGGGCGGATCGAACCCGGGGAAGGGGCCCAGGTGATCGTGGTGGGGGTGCCGGAAAGTCCCGGGGATCGCATCGCGATCTTCCGGGTGGGAAGCGTCGAGAACGATCCGAACCCGAACGACAACGTGGCGGTGGTGGCGACACGGGTGCTGGCGCCGACGGGGCTGTCGATCGGGGATGTGGCGGTGCGGGAAGGGGACACCGGGACCACGAACGCGGTATTCACAGTCTGGTTGCAGCCGGGCAGCGGGCGGACGGTCACGGTGGATTACGAGACGGCGGACGGCACGGCGATGGCGGGTGTGGACTATGTTCGCACACAGGGGCCGCTGACCTTCGCGCCGGGAACGACGACCGCGACGGTGATGGTGCCGGTGCTGGGAGATCGGCTGGTGGAGGCGGACGAGACCTTCCGGGTTGTGCTGAGGGATCCCGTCAACGCGGTCATCGCCGAGGGGCGCGGCATCGGGACGGGCACGATCCTGGATGACGATGTGCCCGCGTTGACGGTTGAGGATGTCACGGTGGAGGAACCGCCGGACGGGGGTCGGACGGAGGCGGTTTTCCCATTGCGCCTGGAGGTTCCGATCGGCCGGCGGGTGTCGGTGGCCTATGCAACGGCCAACGGCACAGCCATTGCCGGGCTGGATTATGAGGCGACCTCCGGGGTGTTGATGATCGAAGCGGGACAGACGGAGGCCCAGATCCGGGTGGGGGTGCTGGGGGACACGGTGACGGAACCGGACGAGACCTTCCACCTGGTGTTGAGCCGGCCGGAGAACGCGACCCTGAGCCGCACGAACGCCACCGGAACGATCCTGGATTTCGACGGGATCGTGCCCTCGATCACAATCGACGATGTGCGGGTGGTCGAAGGTCGGTCGGGGACGACGACGCAGGCGGTGTTCACGGTCCGGTTGACGGTGCCCAGCCGTCGTGCGGTCGGGGTCACGTACACGACGGCCAACGGGACGGCGGTGGCCGGGAGCGACTATGTGCTGACCTCGGGGCAGCTTGAATGGGCGCCGGGGACCACCGAACAGCGGATTGCGGTGACGGTGCATGGCGACGACCTGCCCGAACTGGATGAGATCTTCCATGTGCGGCTCAGCGATCCGGTGAATGCGGTCCTGGCGGTGAGCCAGGGGACCGGAACGATCGTCAACGACGACTACCTGGGTCGTCCCGAGGCGGCGGGCTGGGCGCTGATGGCGGAGGAATGCGTGCCTGCCAACGGCGCGGTGGACCCGGGCGAGACCGTGACGTTGCAGTTGGCGTTGGTGAATCGGGGGTTGGGTCCGATCGGCAACCTGACGGCGCGCCTGCGGGATACCGGGCGGGTGACCGTCCTTTCTGGGGCGCAGTCGTACGGCGGGGTCGGGGTGGGCGGGGGGGCGGTGAGCCGGCCCTTCACGCTTCAGGCGATGGGCGGATGCGGGGAACGCCTGACGCTGTGGCTGGAGGTGGCGGACGGCGACCGTTCCCTGGGGGCATTGCCGTATGAACTGGTTTTGGGGCGGGAGTCGGGCGGGCAATGGACCTGCTGCACGCAGGCGGACCTGCGGCTGACGGGGAACGGCACGCCGGAGCCGGTGACGCTTGGGGGTCTGCTGACGTACGCCCTGGTCCTGGAGAATCTCGGTCCGGGCGAGGCCGAGCGGGTGCAGGTGCTGCACCGGCTTCCTGACGGCGTGCCGTTGGTGGCGGCAACCAGTCCGGCGGGAGAAGTGACGGTTACGAACCGGGATGTGGTCGTTTCGATTCCGTTGCTGCGGGCGGGCGAGAGCGTCGCCATGGCGCTGGAGGTCGAACCGGTGCGCCTTGGGAACCTGATCTACCTCGGGCAGGTGCAGTCGGGGACGGCCGATCCGGTGCCCGGCAACAACCTGGTGGTCATCGCCAACCGGGTGGACCCGCCGCCTGGCCTGTCCATCAACGATGTGACCGTCACCGAGGGACCTGGCGCCCGGGCGGTCTTCACGGTGCGGTTGCATCCCCCTTCCGGGCGGGAGGTGACAGTGGACTACGCGACGCTCGATGGCACGGCGGTGGCCGGAAGGGACTATGTTCCGGCGTCGGGCACGCTGCGGTTTCCGTCGGGGACCACCGAATTGCGGTTGTCGATCGAAGTTCTGGACGATGCGGAAGACGAGCCCACGGAATTCTTCCAGGTGCAGTTGAGCCGGTCCGAGGGGGCGGCGGTGGCCAGGGGGCGGGGGACGGCGACGATTCTGGATGACGATCCGCCGGGGCTGTCGATCGGGGACGTCGAGGTGAACGTGGGGCGAGAAGGGGCCGCGGTGGCGATCCTTGAGGTGACGTTGTCGTCACCGGGCGAGCGGGACGTTCGGGTGCGGTATGCGACGCGGGACGGGACGGCGAGTTCGGGGACGGATTACGAGACGCGGGCCGGCGTGGTCGAGATGCCGGCGGGGGAGACACGAGGACGGGTGGAGGTGGTGGTGAGCGGGAACACCTTCGATGAGGGCATCGAGTGGTTCTTCGTGGACCTGTCCGAGCCCGAGCATGCGAGTCTGATCCGGCCGGTGGGAAGGGTGACCATCACCGACGAGGATCCGGGTGTCGTGTCGATCGCCGATGCGCGGGTGCTTGAGGGCGATCACGGCACGACCAACGCGGTCTTCGAGGTCCGGTTGACGGCGCCCAACCGCTTCACCGTGCGGGCCGACTACAGCACCGCGGATGGGACGGCACGGGCCGGGGAGGATTACCTGGCGCGGGCGGGGGCGGTGTTGTTCGAGCCGGGCGAGGTGCTGCGGACGGTGTCGGTGCCGGTGCTGGGGGACCGGGTGTACGAGCACGACGAGACGTTCGAGGTGCGGTTGAGCGAGGTGCGCAACGCGCGGTTCGGCCGGGACCGCGCCGTGGGGACGATCGTGAATGACGACCCGATGCCGACGCTGGAAGTGGCCGATGTCCGGGTGCCCGAGGGGGATGAAGGGACGACGGTGGCGGCCTTCGGTGTCGCCTTGAGCAATCCGAGCAGTTTTCCCGTGTCGGTGCGCTACCGCACAGGGAACGGGTCGGCTTTGGCGGGGCTCGACTATCGGGCTGCCGCGGGAACGTTGCGGTTCGAGCCGCTGCGGACTACGGCGACCCTTCCGGTGGAGATCATTGGGGACCGGTTGGATGAGCCCGACGAGACGTTTCATGTGGAGTTGTTGGAGTGGGAGGGCGCGATGCCGGGCCGGGTGCAGGCGGTGGGGACGATTGTGGATGACGATCCGCCCCCCGAGTTGTCGGTGGATTCCGTCAGCGTCATCGAAGGGGACGAGGGAATGACGGACGCCGTGTTTTCGGTTCGGTTGTCGGGACCGAGCGGCTTTGAAGTGACCGTGGATTATGCGACCGCCGACCTGCCGCCCGGGCCGACCAGTGCGACGGCGGGCCTGGACTATCGGGCGACGTCCGGGACGCTCCGGTTTCGACCGGGAGAGACGGGAGCGCAGATCCGGGTCGAGGTCCTGGGAGACACCCTCGAGGAGGAGGACGAGCGGTTCGAAGTGCGGCTCGTCCGGGCGAGCCACGCCACGTTCCGGATCGACCGGGGGTTGGGGACCATCGTGGACGACGACCGCACGGGCGGAGGCGGGACGGAGTGTCCCCGGTTTCTGACCGTGGTGGCGCCGCGGGATCGGGCCTGCTATGCGCCGGGCTCGACGCTTCACCTGGCGGCCACGCCGGGGGACGGCGACGCCGACCGGATCGAACGGGTCGAGTTCCATGTGGGGTCGATGCCACTGGCCGTTGTCCGGTCCAGCCCATTCGCGGTCGATTGGGAGGAAGTGCCGGTTGGGGACTACTGCTTCACTGCGGTGGCGTACTGTCGGGACGGCGCGATGACGGTATCGGAACCGGTATGTGTGGTGGTGCGGCCTCTCGCGGGAGACGTGGCGATTGTCGGGAACGGGGAGGGTTCGGAGATCGAATTGATGGAGGCGTACCTGTGGGACATGGGGTTGTGTCCGGTGGTGTTTGACGAGGCGACGGCGGATTTCGAGGCGTTGCGTCCCTTCCGGCTGGTGATCTGGAACGATCTTGGCGAACCCGGCCTCACCGGAGTTCAGGCCGAGTTGTTCGCCCGCCTGCACGCTGAGGGCATGCCGCTGTATCTGATCGGGGAGCGGTTGGGGTCATCGGGTGAGGCGCTCACGGGCAGTGCCCGGGTGGCGTGGCAGTCCCTGGTGCAGGCCGGGCCGGTGCAGGGTCGCACGGGCGCGGGCCGGATCATCCTTGACAGTTCGGTCGAGTATGAGGCCATCCGTCACGGGCACTTCGGGGTGTTGGAGGAGTGGATCGAGCATCCCGGCGGCCTGGAGGTGGTGACCAATGTCGATCCCGAGTCGGAGACCCTGGGGCGCGCCGGGGAGTCGGAAGTGCTGGTGATTCATCCGGGGTTTCAGGAGGTGGACTACGGACAGACGCGAACGGTGCGGCAGCACTTCCTGGTGGCGCGCGGGGACGATCCGGCGGGGCAGTTCAATCGGAAGGCGCTGTTTCAGAACGCGGTCTGCTGGCTGATCCGGTGTCTGGAGTGCGGGGCGTTGAGTCTGGCGGTGGAAATGGACGGGCCATCCGGAGTGGTGCGGGCCGGGGACGAAATCGCCTATACGGTGACCGTGCGCCACGGTGGGGAGTGCGAGGGCGTGGGCGTCGTCGTGACCCACGAACTCCCGCCGAACGTGGAATTCCTGCATGCGGAGTACCGGCAGGGCCGTCTCGAGTGGCGCGGTGGGACACTGGTCTTCCACATGGGACACCTTGCCAGGTCATCGGTGAACGAGATCCGGGTGATCGGGAGGGTTTCGCGGCCGGGCCTGGCGACAAGCCAGGTATCGGTGCGTGGGAACAACGAGTATTTCGACGAGACCAACCTGGCCCGGTGGGAGGTGGAGGTCGGGGGAATCGAACTGCTGGTGACGCGGGACGTCGGGGGCGGCATGCGGTTGGGCGTGCGGGGTCCAGTCGGGTGGCGGTATCTCATCGAGCGCGCTGAGGCGCTCATCGGGGAGGGGAGTCCGTGGCGGACTGTCGGTGAGTTCCGGAGCGAGGTGGAGACGACGTGGATCCCGATCGTCGCCGAGCCGGGCACGGCCGCGGGCTTTTACCGGGCGCGCCACGTGACGGGAGGGGGCGAGTGA